The following proteins come from a genomic window of Streptomyces sp. Sge12:
- the arfB gene encoding alternative ribosome rescue aminoacyl-tRNA hydrolase ArfB: protein MPGPYVIRGSVVLPEGELAWRFSRSSGPGGQHVNTSDSRAELLFDLAATKALPEVWKERALERLATRLVDGVVTVRASEHRSQLRNREMALVRLASLLAEATAPPPKQRRATKIPRGINERRLREKKARAETKRGRTGRDW from the coding sequence ATGCCTGGTCCTTATGTCATCCGCGGTTCGGTCGTGCTCCCCGAGGGAGAGCTCGCCTGGCGGTTCTCGCGTTCCTCCGGACCGGGCGGTCAGCACGTGAACACCTCGGACTCGCGTGCGGAGCTCCTGTTCGACCTGGCGGCCACGAAGGCGCTGCCCGAGGTGTGGAAGGAGCGGGCGCTGGAGCGGCTCGCCACGAGGCTGGTGGACGGGGTGGTGACCGTACGGGCCTCCGAGCACCGCTCGCAGTTGCGCAACCGGGAGATGGCGCTGGTCCGGCTGGCCTCGCTGCTGGCCGAGGCGACGGCGCCGCCGCCGAAGCAGCGCCGGGCGACCAAGATCCCGCGCGGGATCAACGAGCGCCGGCTGCGCGAGAAGAAGGCGCGGGCCGAGACCAAGCGCGGCCGCACCGGCCGGGACTGGTAA
- a CDS encoding flavin reductase family protein: MLKTTPVPTAPHGTPHAEGVSNDEFRAAMSRLAAGVCLITAHEPPLTADGPRGEDVGMTATAFMSVSLDPPLVLVSLREGSRMDDLLAEQPLWAVSVLADHQLQVAGRFAMKGRISDRLLFADLPYVRGGASGAPLLTGALATLECRTENRVEAGDHTLVVGRVLTAGLPAPDSGPLTYFRGRYRHLGS, encoded by the coding sequence GTGCTGAAGACGACCCCCGTACCCACCGCGCCCCACGGAACCCCCCATGCTGAGGGAGTGAGCAATGACGAGTTCCGGGCCGCGATGTCCCGGCTGGCGGCGGGCGTGTGCCTGATCACGGCGCACGAGCCCCCGCTGACGGCGGACGGCCCGCGCGGCGAGGACGTCGGTATGACGGCGACCGCCTTCATGTCCGTGTCCCTGGACCCACCGCTGGTCCTGGTGAGCCTGCGCGAGGGCTCCCGGATGGACGACCTGCTGGCGGAACAGCCCCTGTGGGCGGTCTCGGTGCTCGCCGACCACCAGCTCCAGGTCGCGGGCCGCTTCGCGATGAAGGGCCGCATCAGCGACCGGCTGCTCTTCGCGGACCTGCCCTACGTACGCGGCGGGGCCTCCGGCGCACCCCTGCTGACCGGCGCCCTGGCGACCCTGGAATGCCGGACGGAGAACCGCGTCGAGGCGGGCGACCACACCCTGGTCGTCGGCCGGGTCCTGACGGCCGGCCTGCCCGCCCCGGACTCGGGCCCGCTGACGTACTTCCGCGGGCGCTACCGGCACCTGGGCTCGTAG
- the cdgB gene encoding diguanylate cyclase CdgB: METESEPYVRLATLRQLHRVVAELNTARSLADTLQTVVDGIVVGLGYELACVNLVRPDGDLVVAAFAGDPAAEALITGRVGSRASWERRLTMGENWDGLRFIPHTEGWVLMEDDVPQWHTDGPDPRFEDEWHPEDRLYAPMYASGGELLGVISVDRPRNGRRPGAWGREALQMYAFQAAIAISNARLRANMQRALVRLEREQQALRASEESFRQAFEYAPSGMAIAEMGGDQHGRLLRTNDALCRLLGRPASVLRRYSFSDLVHPEDIGTLLRTSAEGGRAELRLGRRDGTYVWVSLRNSVVADAADGPRFLLTHVEDIEERKRHELQLAHRASHDSLTGLPNSAELRARLGARLCRRPQSVRATAVEALDAAFEGRDAYEGHTGHVGHDGLPVGAEAGGAGEHGFHPDGPDRFPGADPFEFPGAPPAPSDGPYDHHVHTVAPATDIDDGTKGLAVLFCDLDGFKSINDRFGHHTGDAVLIEVARRLTTGVRDGDTVARLGGDEFVVLADGLGAADAADLAVRLRNAIIPPIRVDGRAVRVGASFGIGWASCGMSADEVLRSADQRMYIEKRSRSKAHRRAG; the protein is encoded by the coding sequence ATGGAGACCGAGTCGGAGCCGTACGTCCGTCTTGCGACCCTGCGGCAGCTGCACCGGGTGGTGGCCGAGCTCAATACGGCCAGGAGCCTGGCGGACACTCTGCAGACCGTCGTGGACGGCATCGTCGTGGGCCTCGGCTACGAACTCGCCTGTGTCAACCTCGTTCGCCCGGACGGTGATCTCGTCGTCGCCGCGTTCGCCGGCGACCCCGCCGCGGAGGCCCTCATCACCGGCCGGGTCGGCTCCCGCGCATCCTGGGAACGCCGCCTGACGATGGGTGAGAACTGGGACGGACTCAGATTCATCCCGCACACCGAGGGCTGGGTCCTCATGGAGGACGACGTCCCCCAGTGGCACACCGACGGCCCCGATCCGCGCTTCGAGGACGAGTGGCACCCCGAGGACCGGCTCTACGCCCCCATGTATGCGTCCGGCGGGGAACTTCTGGGTGTCATTTCGGTGGACAGACCGCGCAACGGCCGCCGGCCCGGCGCCTGGGGCCGTGAAGCGCTCCAGATGTACGCCTTCCAGGCGGCGATTGCGATCAGCAATGCCAGGCTCCGCGCGAACATGCAGCGCGCCCTCGTCCGGCTGGAGCGCGAGCAGCAGGCGCTGCGGGCCAGTGAAGAGTCGTTCCGCCAGGCCTTCGAGTACGCGCCCAGCGGCATGGCGATCGCCGAGATGGGCGGGGACCAGCACGGTCGGCTGCTGCGGACCAATGACGCGCTGTGCCGGCTGCTCGGCAGGCCCGCCTCCGTGCTGCGCCGCTACTCCTTCTCCGACCTGGTCCACCCCGAGGACATCGGGACGCTGCTGCGGACCTCCGCCGAGGGCGGCCGCGCCGAGCTGCGCCTGGGCCGCCGCGACGGCACGTATGTATGGGTCTCGCTGCGCAACTCCGTCGTCGCCGACGCCGCCGACGGGCCGCGGTTCCTGCTCACGCACGTCGAGGACATCGAGGAGCGCAAGCGGCACGAGCTCCAGCTCGCCCACCGCGCCAGTCACGACTCGCTGACCGGCCTGCCCAACAGCGCCGAGCTGCGGGCCCGGCTCGGCGCGCGGCTGTGCCGCAGGCCACAGTCCGTACGGGCCACCGCGGTCGAGGCGCTGGACGCGGCCTTCGAGGGGCGCGACGCCTACGAGGGCCACACGGGGCACGTGGGGCACGACGGGCTCCCGGTGGGGGCGGAGGCGGGTGGTGCCGGTGAGCACGGGTTTCACCCCGACGGCCCCGACCGCTTTCCCGGGGCCGACCCCTTCGAGTTCCCCGGGGCGCCGCCCGCCCCGTCGGACGGGCCGTACGACCACCACGTGCACACGGTGGCGCCCGCCACCGACATCGACGACGGCACGAAGGGGCTCGCGGTCCTCTTCTGCGATCTCGACGGGTTCAAGTCGATCAACGACCGGTTCGGGCACCACACGGGCGACGCGGTCCTGATCGAGGTCGCCCGGCGGCTGACGACCGGCGTCAGGGACGGTGACACCGTCGCCCGGCTGGGTGGTGATGAATTCGTCGTTCTCGCGGACGGCCTGGGCGCGGCGGACGCCGCCGACCTCGCGGTCCGGCTGCGCAACGCGATCATCCCGCCGATCAGGGTCGACGGCCGTGCGGTGCGGGTCGGAGCCAGTTTCGGCATCGGCTGGGCGAGCTGCGGGATGTCCGCGGACGAGGTGCTGCGCTCCGCCGACCAACGGATGTATATCGAGAAAAGGTCCCGGTCGAAGGCCCATCGCAGGGCCGGCTGA
- a CDS encoding CBM35 domain-containing protein, producing the protein MTTPANNGPHGGANKPEDDDPFGYLYADGQAAGATPPGQGGAYGYPGPAAGGPSGAQPGVPRTSHHQVRTVGERRNGGQRGQVPAQQPPAYPQYQAPEALQAGGYGVPQQAQPPQHPTQTVPQPGGHGHGHGGGGGSSRRGLLIAAVAVVAVVVIGIVAALQFGDEDKGKDNASPTGGQQSAAPQKSSSPAPSEKPSQAPLPKADFAGSGMSLTGGAVLQNTVPGAKSEGGQYVGGLNAQGAAATWSLDVPKAGKYKLKMTYGVPGKDANTTLTINGEAQTRPVNMANFSKAAAGDWAKGWTNTYSLVELKQGANTIKISCEAGNQCDVVLDQLWLEQG; encoded by the coding sequence ATGACGACGCCCGCGAACAACGGCCCGCACGGTGGGGCGAACAAGCCCGAGGACGACGATCCGTTCGGGTATCTCTACGCGGACGGCCAGGCTGCCGGAGCCACACCGCCAGGTCAGGGCGGCGCATACGGCTACCCGGGACCCGCGGCGGGTGGTCCTTCCGGCGCGCAGCCCGGAGTTCCCCGCACCTCGCACCACCAGGTGCGGACGGTCGGCGAGCGCCGCAACGGCGGCCAGCGCGGCCAGGTGCCCGCGCAGCAGCCCCCCGCGTACCCGCAGTACCAGGCCCCCGAAGCGCTCCAGGCGGGCGGCTACGGCGTCCCGCAGCAGGCGCAGCCCCCGCAGCACCCGACCCAGACGGTCCCCCAGCCGGGCGGTCACGGTCATGGTCACGGCGGTGGCGGTGGCTCCAGCCGCCGGGGTCTGCTGATCGCAGCGGTCGCGGTGGTCGCCGTGGTCGTGATCGGCATCGTCGCGGCGTTGCAGTTCGGCGACGAGGACAAGGGCAAGGACAACGCGTCCCCGACGGGCGGCCAGCAGTCGGCGGCCCCCCAGAAGTCCTCCAGCCCGGCCCCGAGCGAGAAGCCGTCGCAGGCCCCGCTGCCGAAGGCCGACTTCGCCGGCAGCGGCATGTCCCTCACGGGCGGTGCGGTGCTGCAGAACACGGTGCCGGGCGCGAAGAGCGAGGGCGGCCAGTACGTGGGCGGCCTCAACGCGCAGGGCGCGGCGGCCACCTGGTCGCTGGACGTCCCCAAGGCGGGCAAGTACAAGCTGAAGATGACCTACGGGGTGCCGGGCAAGGACGCCAACACCACGCTGACCATCAACGGCGAGGCGCAGACCCGGCCGGTCAACATGGCGAACTTCTCGAAGGCCGCCGCGGGCGACTGGGCCAAGGGCTGGACCAACACCTACTCGCTGGTGGAGCTCAAGCAGGGCGCCAACACGATCAAGATCTCGTGCGAGGCGGGCAACCAGTGCGATGTCGTCCTCGACCAGCTCTGGCTGGAGCAGGGCTGA
- a CDS encoding 1-phosphofructokinase family hexose kinase — MILTVTLNTALDVTYQVPRLLPHATHRVSAVAERPGGKGINVAHVLAALGHEVTATGFAGGPVGSVVRALLAQSPGVVDALVPCAGTTRRTVAVADAASGDTTQFNEPGPLITAAEWSRFLAHYEDLVHGARAVALCGSLPPGVPVGAYALLVRSARAAGVPVLLDTSGEALRRGVAARPEIIKPNAAELAELTGSRDPLPATRDARRRGAHAVVTSLGPDGLLAATAEGTWQAAPPRPLAGNPTGAGDSAVAGLLSAVAEGLDWPARLTRAVALSAATVLAPVAGAFDPRTYEEVRGSVKITTA, encoded by the coding sequence ATGATCCTTACCGTGACGCTCAACACCGCGCTCGACGTCACGTACCAGGTGCCGCGGCTGCTTCCGCACGCCACGCACCGGGTCTCCGCCGTCGCCGAACGCCCCGGCGGCAAGGGGATCAACGTCGCCCACGTCCTGGCCGCCCTCGGCCACGAGGTGACCGCGACGGGCTTCGCCGGCGGCCCGGTCGGCTCCGTCGTCCGCGCACTGCTCGCCCAGTCCCCCGGAGTGGTCGACGCCCTGGTGCCCTGCGCCGGCACCACCCGACGCACCGTGGCCGTGGCCGACGCCGCCTCCGGCGACACCACCCAGTTCAACGAGCCGGGCCCGCTGATCACGGCCGCCGAGTGGTCGCGCTTCCTCGCGCACTACGAGGACCTCGTCCACGGCGCCCGCGCCGTGGCCCTGTGCGGCAGCCTCCCGCCGGGCGTGCCCGTGGGCGCGTACGCGCTGCTCGTGCGCTCGGCCCGCGCCGCCGGGGTACCCGTCCTCCTGGACACCAGCGGCGAGGCCCTGCGCCGCGGGGTCGCCGCCCGCCCCGAGATCATCAAGCCGAACGCCGCCGAACTGGCCGAGCTCACCGGATCCCGCGACCCGCTCCCCGCCACCCGCGACGCCCGCCGCCGCGGCGCCCACGCGGTGGTCACCTCCCTCGGCCCGGACGGCCTGCTGGCCGCCACCGCCGAGGGCACCTGGCAGGCGGCCCCGCCGCGCCCGCTCGCCGGCAACCCCACCGGAGCCGGCGACTCCGCGGTCGCGGGCCTGCTGTCGGCGGTGGCCGAGGGCCTGGACTGGCCCGCCCGCCTCACCCGCGCGGTCGCCCTCTCGGCGGCCACGGTCCTGGCCCCGGTGGCGGGAGCATTCGACCCCCGCACCTACGAGGAGGTACGGGGGTCGGTGAAGATCACGACGGCCTAG
- the nagA gene encoding N-acetylglucosamine-6-phosphate deacetylase, whose product MSGSAHSTVLSGARVVLPTGTVAGGRVIVDGDRIAGSAHDATTTVDLSGHWIVPGFVDMHNHGGGGASFTSGTAEDVLKGVRTHREHGTTTLVASTVTGDLDELARRAALLAELTQAGEIAGIHFEGPFINPCRKGAHKEDLLRDPDPAEVRKLIDAAHGAARMFTLATELPGGLDSVRLLAEHGVIAAIGHTDATYEQTRAAIDAGATVATHLFNAMPPLAHREPGPIAALLEDERITVELINDGTHLHPAALELAFHHAGAHRVALITDAMDAAGFGDGTYHLGPLEVEVKHGVARLVEGGSIAGSTLTLDTAFKRSVTLDNLPVESVVQAISANPAKLIGLYDEIGSLEPGKYADLVVLDAAFDVKGVMRRGEWIVSPPAGPAI is encoded by the coding sequence ATGTCCGGAAGCGCACACAGCACTGTTCTTTCGGGCGCCAGGGTGGTGCTGCCCACCGGCACGGTGGCGGGCGGCCGGGTCATCGTCGACGGCGACCGCATCGCGGGCAGCGCCCACGACGCCACCACCACCGTCGACCTGTCCGGGCACTGGATCGTCCCGGGCTTCGTCGACATGCACAACCACGGGGGCGGCGGCGCCTCCTTCACCTCCGGCACCGCCGAGGACGTCCTCAAGGGCGTCCGCACCCACCGCGAGCACGGCACCACCACCCTCGTCGCCTCCACCGTCACCGGGGACCTCGACGAACTGGCCCGCCGCGCCGCCCTGCTCGCCGAACTGACGCAAGCGGGCGAGATCGCCGGCATCCACTTCGAGGGGCCCTTCATCAACCCCTGCCGCAAGGGCGCGCACAAGGAGGACCTGCTCCGCGACCCCGACCCGGCCGAGGTCCGCAAGCTGATCGACGCCGCGCACGGCGCCGCCCGCATGTTCACCCTCGCCACCGAACTGCCGGGCGGCCTGGACTCCGTCCGGCTGCTCGCCGAGCACGGGGTCATCGCCGCGATCGGCCACACGGACGCCACCTACGAGCAGACCCGCGCCGCCATCGACGCGGGCGCGACGGTGGCCACCCACCTCTTCAACGCGATGCCGCCCCTCGCCCACCGCGAGCCCGGCCCGATCGCCGCGCTGCTGGAGGACGAGCGGATCACCGTCGAGCTGATCAACGACGGCACCCACCTGCACCCGGCGGCCCTGGAACTGGCCTTCCACCACGCGGGCGCGCACCGTGTGGCGCTGATCACCGACGCGATGGACGCGGCCGGCTTCGGCGACGGGACCTACCACCTCGGCCCGCTGGAGGTCGAGGTCAAGCACGGCGTGGCCCGGCTCGTGGAGGGCGGCTCGATCGCCGGCTCGACGCTGACCCTGGACACCGCCTTCAAGCGCTCGGTGACCCTCGACAACCTGCCGGTGGAGTCCGTGGTCCAGGCGATCTCCGCCAACCCGGCCAAGCTGATCGGCCTCTACGACGAGATCGGCTCGCTGGAGCCCGGCAAGTACGCGGACCTCGTCGTCCTGGACGCCGCATTCGACGTCAAGGGCGTCATGCGGCGCGGCGAATGGATCGTCAGCCCGCCCGCAGGACCGGCGATCTGA
- a CDS encoding ROK family protein codes for MKHVIALDVGGTGMKAALVAEDGTLLHEARRATGRDRGPDAVVETIQDFAAELLDTGRDRFGRPASAAGVAVPGIVDSEHGIAVYAANLGWRDVPMRTLLSRRLGGIPVALGHDVRTGGLAEGRIGAGRGADRFLFVPLGTGIAGAIGIAGRIEAGAHGYAGEIGHIVVRPGGPACGCGQHGCLETLASAAAVSRAWAAASGDPEADAADCAKAVESGDARAREVWLAAVGALADGLVTAITLLDPRTLIIGGGLAEAGETLFTPLRTAVEERVTFQRLPHIVPAALGDTAGCLGAGLLAWDLLATEVPA; via the coding sequence GTGAAACACGTCATCGCCCTCGATGTGGGCGGCACCGGGATGAAGGCCGCCCTCGTCGCCGAGGACGGCACCCTGCTCCACGAAGCGCGCCGCGCCACCGGCCGCGACCGGGGCCCCGACGCCGTCGTCGAGACGATCCAGGACTTCGCCGCCGAGCTGCTCGACACCGGCCGGGACCGCTTCGGGCGGCCCGCGTCGGCCGCCGGCGTCGCCGTCCCCGGCATCGTCGACTCCGAGCACGGGATCGCCGTCTACGCGGCGAACCTCGGCTGGCGGGACGTACCGATGCGGACCCTGCTCAGCAGACGCCTCGGCGGCATCCCGGTGGCCCTCGGCCACGACGTGCGCACGGGCGGACTCGCGGAGGGCCGCATCGGCGCCGGCCGGGGCGCCGACCGCTTCCTCTTCGTCCCGCTGGGCACCGGCATCGCCGGAGCCATCGGCATCGCCGGCCGCATCGAGGCCGGCGCCCACGGCTACGCGGGCGAGATCGGGCACATCGTGGTGCGCCCCGGCGGCCCCGCCTGCGGCTGCGGCCAGCACGGCTGCCTGGAGACCCTCGCCTCCGCCGCGGCCGTCAGCCGCGCCTGGGCGGCCGCCTCCGGCGACCCCGAGGCCGACGCGGCGGACTGCGCCAAGGCCGTCGAGTCCGGCGACGCGCGCGCCCGGGAGGTGTGGCTGGCCGCCGTCGGCGCCCTCGCCGACGGCCTGGTCACCGCGATCACCCTGCTGGACCCGCGCACGCTGATCATCGGTGGCGGGCTGGCGGAGGCGGGGGAAACCTTGTTCACACCACTACGGACGGCCGTGGAGGAGCGCGTGACGTTCCAGCGGCTCCCCCACATCGTGCCGGCGGCCCTCGGGGACACCGCCGGATGCCTGGGCGCAGGGCTGCTCGCCTGGGACCTACTCGCCACGGAGGTACCGGCCTGA
- a CDS encoding extracellular solute-binding protein — protein MNGRYLSLAASGAALCLTAVTLTGCGAVGGLTGDNEVTLRVVAADYGDNPQNSSQAYWKDLAAGFEQANPGTKVEVSVYSWSEVDAKVAEMVKAGKAPDIAQIGAYADYAAADKLYSTAELLSVKTEADFLGPLADAGKVKQVQYGMPFVASTRLLFYNEKLLADAGVIGKDAKGWQPKSWADLEAAAKKLKAAGVPTPFALPLGREEAQAETMMWMLAGGGGYTDNEEQYSIDSADNVKALEFLRDKMVGQGLTGPVEPGKLDRQAAFEGFTKGEVGMLNGHPTLLKQAEAKGVKFGMVPLPTATGSEEPAMGVADWIMAFKTGHREQSGKFLDFLYQPKNVTAFTDKYDLLPATTSGYQAKQTATAGNAPQLKPFLTALPGSRLYPVGKKSWAGVSEDIKQNIGKTVQPGGQPAKVLEDIATAARAADPR, from the coding sequence GTGAACGGCCGTTACCTGAGCCTGGCCGCGTCCGGCGCCGCACTGTGCCTGACAGCCGTGACGCTGACGGGCTGCGGAGCCGTCGGAGGACTCACCGGAGACAACGAGGTGACCCTGCGGGTCGTGGCGGCCGACTACGGGGACAATCCGCAGAACTCCTCGCAGGCCTACTGGAAGGACCTCGCCGCGGGCTTCGAGCAGGCCAACCCGGGCACCAAGGTCGAGGTCAGCGTCTACTCCTGGTCCGAGGTCGACGCCAAGGTCGCCGAGATGGTCAAGGCCGGCAAGGCCCCCGACATAGCCCAGATCGGCGCCTACGCCGACTACGCGGCCGCCGACAAGCTGTACTCGACGGCCGAGCTGCTCTCCGTGAAGACCGAGGCCGACTTCCTGGGCCCGCTCGCGGACGCCGGCAAGGTCAAGCAGGTCCAGTACGGGATGCCCTTCGTGGCCAGTACCCGGCTGCTCTTCTACAACGAGAAGCTGCTGGCCGACGCCGGAGTGATCGGCAAGGACGCCAAGGGCTGGCAGCCGAAGAGCTGGGCGGACCTGGAGGCGGCCGCCAAGAAGCTCAAGGCCGCGGGCGTGCCCACCCCCTTCGCGCTGCCGCTGGGCCGCGAGGAGGCGCAGGCCGAGACGATGATGTGGATGCTCGCGGGCGGTGGCGGCTACACCGACAACGAGGAGCAGTACTCCATCGACTCCGCCGACAACGTCAAGGCGCTGGAGTTCCTGCGGGACAAGATGGTCGGCCAGGGCCTGACCGGCCCCGTCGAGCCCGGCAAGCTGGACCGGCAGGCCGCCTTCGAAGGCTTCACCAAGGGCGAGGTCGGCATGCTCAACGGGCACCCGACGCTGCTCAAGCAGGCCGAGGCCAAGGGTGTGAAGTTCGGCATGGTGCCGCTGCCGACCGCCACCGGCTCCGAGGAGCCCGCCATGGGCGTCGCGGACTGGATCATGGCCTTCAAGACCGGCCACCGCGAGCAGTCCGGCAAGTTCCTGGACTTCCTGTACCAGCCGAAGAACGTGACGGCCTTCACCGACAAGTACGACCTGCTGCCCGCCACCACCAGCGGCTACCAGGCCAAGCAGACCGCGACCGCCGGCAACGCCCCGCAGCTGAAGCCCTTCCTGACGGCCCTGCCCGGCTCGCGGCTCTACCCGGTCGGCAAGAAGTCCTGGGCCGGCGTCAGCGAGGACATCAAGCAGAACATCGGCAAGACCGTCCAGCCGGGCGGACAGCCGGCGAAGGTCCTCGAGGACATCGCGACGGCCGCCCGCGCGGCGGACCCGCGCTGA